In one Lolium rigidum isolate FL_2022 chromosome 3, APGP_CSIRO_Lrig_0.1, whole genome shotgun sequence genomic region, the following are encoded:
- the LOC124698953 gene encoding SEC12-like protein 2 → MASRGGGQTYGFPIYCASWLPLAHILKPSADDAAEADAPSPAPAPPPRPMVTLGGGGGEGNSGVPNALVVAAVDPATAGAPPALSPEPVFRLQTGQQVPYRMSVHPHGHGVVCAFPNGCRLLRWELPEGEDPHRLELRSDEEALATLSDVGLQLAVSFSEAGSLLATGGEDGHLRVFRWPTMETIVEEPDTKTSVKDLSFSSDERFLAVNRSSGPSKVWDLRSAEAVANLPREAGEMFGFCRFLNKPDNSQILFVTAMQGDYGKIISWNTTTWTRIGSKKITREAISAFAVSPDGTLLAFGTIEGSISVLGSRDMRVLVKVKKAHLGIVTTLAFSQDSRTLLSTSFDSTARLTSTAPPKSTGVSLWSMILAIVLAILVYYYMQHKEDLLAMLPK, encoded by the exons ATGGCGTCGCGCGGCGGCGGGCAGACCTACGGCTTCCCCATCTACTGCGCCTCCTGGCTCCCACTCGCCCACATCCTCAAGCCCTCCGccgacgatgccgccgaggcGGACGCGCCCTCTCCGGCCCCGGCCCCTCCCCCGCGCCCCATGGTGACCctcggcggaggtggcggcgaggGAAATAGCGGCGTGCCCAACGCGCTGGTCGTCGCCGCGGTCGACCCTGCCACGGCGGGGGCGCCCCCGGCGCTCTCCCCCGAGCCG GTGTTTAGGCTGCAGACGGGTCAGCAGGTGCCATACAGGATGTCTGTCCACCCCCATGGCCACGGCGTCGTCTGCGCCTTCCCCAACGGCTGCAG gttgttgcgatgggaaTTACCAGAAGGAGAGGATCCACACAGACTAGAATTGAGATCTGACGAAGAGGCTTTAGCGACGCTAAGTGATGTTGGTTTACAGTTGGCGGTGTCATTCAGTGAAGCGGGCTCACTACTTGCAACTGGTGGTGAG GATGGGCATTTAAGGGTCTTCAGATGGCCTACCATGGAAACCATTGTCGAAGAACCTGATACTAAAACATCTGTTAAGGATCTTAGTTTCAG TTCCGATGAGAGGTTTTTAGCTGTAAATAGGAGCAGTGGCCCATCTAAAGTGTGGGATTTAAGGTCAGCTGAAGCTGTGGCTAATCTGCCAAGAGAAGCT GGAGAAATGTTTGGATTCTGCAGATTTTTAAATAAGCCCGACAACAGTCAGATCCTCTTTGTTACAGCGATGCAAG GTGATTATGGAAAAATAATATCTTGGAATACTACCACATGGACAAGAATTGGATCGAAGAAAATAACTCGTGAGGCGATTTCAGCATTTGCTGTCTCGCCTGACGGTACACTTCTAGCATT TGGAACTATTGAGGGAAGCATCAGCGTACTTGGCTCAAGAGACATGCGAGTGCTTGTAAAAGTTAAGAAGGCACATCTTGGCATTGTTACTACGTTGGCTTTCTCTCAAGACTCAAG GACCTTGCTGTCGACTTCCTTCGACTCAACTGCAAGGCTCACATCGACTGCACCCCCAAAGAGTACAG GTGTGAGCCTGTGGTCCATGATACTAGCTATCGTACTCGCAATTTTGGTATACTACTATATGCAGCACAAAGAAGATCTCTTGGCAATGTTGCCGAAGTGA